A genomic region of Persephonella marina EX-H1 contains the following coding sequences:
- a CDS encoding SDR family NAD(P)-dependent oxidoreductase has translation MNLFITGIGSGLGKALVKVFLEEGYSVYALSRHLPEEFRGKIRFSYCDLLSLESIYPAVDSILNTVKSIDFVILNAGLLTELKDIHDTPIYEMNRMMDINVWANKVILDYFIDKNIKVNQIVAISSGASVNGNRGWHGYSISKAALNMLIKLYSREMEETHLISLAPGLILTPMLEKFVLSADEKKFPSVKRIKESPKMSPEEAAHRIYRLLPELRRFQSGSYIDIRKI, from the coding sequence ATGAATCTGTTTATAACAGGTATAGGTTCAGGTCTCGGAAAAGCTTTAGTAAAGGTTTTTCTTGAAGAGGGATACAGTGTTTACGCCCTCAGCAGACATCTTCCTGAAGAGTTCAGAGGAAAGATAAGATTTTCATACTGCGATCTTCTCTCCCTTGAAAGTATCTATCCTGCTGTTGACAGTATATTAAATACTGTTAAAAGTATTGATTTTGTCATACTGAATGCAGGTCTTTTAACTGAGCTTAAGGATATACATGACACACCGATCTATGAGATGAACCGGATGATGGATATTAATGTCTGGGCTAACAAGGTGATACTTGATTATTTCATAGATAAAAACATAAAAGTAAATCAGATTGTAGCAATATCCTCAGGAGCATCAGTTAACGGAAATAGAGGATGGCACGGCTACTCAATATCAAAGGCTGCTCTTAATATGCTTATAAAACTTTACTCAAGGGAGATGGAAGAGACACATCTTATATCACTTGCACCTGGGCTTATACTTACGCCAATGCTTGAAAAGTTTGTCCTTTCAGCAGATGAGAAAAAATTCCCATCAGTCAAAAGGATAAAAGAGTCACCAAAGATGAGTCCTGAAGAGGCTGCTCACAGGATTTACAGACTTTTACCTGAACTCAGAAGGTTTCAGTCAGGTTCGTACATAGATATCAGAAAGATATAG
- a CDS encoding V0D/AC39 family V-type ATPase subunit, whose amino-acid sequence MQIAKLHRSVYISSKSRTLKSKILRPEFFEQLLSSKTVGDIKSFLQGTDYGSFIGGFEDSDIYEGLEDYFYDLFIKVTTGLGRREKELLYLFFIKRRDIIKLKGEIRKGKDYELRLRKIDLSYIKQLKESVGKLPVSERREAKFIIGSFYDLQNLITAVKLRIIYRSQPEDVYPFILPFGYKTGYRLISEILSSSSLSDVSRILKDIIGEFSDFVSFRKAVYRYHIDQINKVWYGYPFKFSIPFALLRLKEIEIKNIKAVYEGKKFRMPDEEIKKMLVGV is encoded by the coding sequence ATGCAGATAGCTAAACTACACAGATCTGTTTATATATCTTCAAAATCAAGAACATTAAAATCAAAGATACTCAGACCTGAATTTTTTGAACAGCTTTTAAGCTCAAAAACTGTTGGTGATATAAAAAGTTTCCTTCAGGGTACAGATTACGGAAGTTTTATCGGTGGTTTTGAGGATAGTGATATTTATGAAGGTCTTGAAGATTATTTTTATGATCTTTTCATAAAGGTTACAACAGGCTTAGGGAGGAGAGAGAAAGAACTTCTTTACCTTTTTTTTATAAAGAGGAGGGATATCATTAAACTGAAAGGTGAGATAAGAAAGGGAAAGGATTATGAGTTAAGATTGAGAAAGATAGATCTTTCCTATATAAAACAGCTAAAAGAGTCAGTAGGAAAGCTTCCAGTTTCAGAAAGGAGGGAGGCTAAATTTATTATTGGAAGCTTTTACGATTTACAGAATCTTATAACAGCTGTAAAACTGAGGATCATTTACAGATCACAGCCAGAGGATGTATATCCGTTTATACTTCCATTTGGTTATAAAACAGGATACAGACTGATATCTGAGATCCTATCATCAAGCTCTTTATCAGATGTATCACGTATACTGAAAGATATAATCGGGGAGTTCTCAGACTTTGTCTCTTTTAGAAAGGCAGTTTACAGATACCATATAGATCAGATAAATAAAGTCTGGTATGGATATCCATTTAAGTTCTCAATTCCTTTCGCCCTTTTAAGACTTAAGGAGATAGAGATAAAAAATATAAAGGCTGTTTATGAGGGGAAAAAGTTCAGGATGCCAGATGAAGAGATAAAAAAGATGCTTGTAGGTGTGTAA
- the guaA gene encoding glutamine-hydrolyzing GMP synthase: MEHRGIIILDFGSQYTQLIARRIRELHIFSEILPFNASVEEIMSHNPKGIIFSGGPASVYHPDAPKPDERVFDLGLPILGICYGLQLITHHFGGEVVKAERHEYGRAELEILDHSDLFKDIPNEIHVWMSHGDRVTKLPEGFEPIARTYNAPFAAIRNREKKIWGVQFHPEVAHTYLGKDILKNFAVQICGCSQDWTMGSFLMEKEVEIRKMVGDKKAICALSGGVDSSVAAVLVHNAIGDNLTCIFVDNGLLRKGEREKVEKTFRDHFHIPLIVVDARERFLEALKGVTDPEQKRKIIGNLFIEIFEEEAKKIPDVEFLVQGTLYPDVIESVSVKGPSAVIKTHHNVGGLPEKMNLKLIEPLRELFKDEVRELGKELGLPDEIIYRQPFPGPGLAIRIIGEVNKEDLEILREADAIVVEEVKKAGLYRQLWQSFAVLLPVLTVGVMGDYRTYEKVIAVRAVESTDGMTADWARLPYDLLDRIMRRIINEVKGVNRVVYDITSKPPGTIEWE, from the coding sequence TTGGAACATAGAGGAATTATAATCTTAGATTTTGGTTCACAGTACACACAGCTTATAGCAAGAAGGATAAGGGAGTTACATATATTCAGTGAGATACTCCCTTTTAATGCATCTGTAGAAGAGATAATGAGTCATAATCCTAAAGGAATTATATTCTCAGGTGGTCCTGCATCTGTTTACCATCCTGACGCACCAAAACCTGATGAGAGGGTTTTTGATCTTGGACTTCCCATACTGGGAATATGCTACGGTCTACAGCTCATAACTCACCATTTTGGCGGTGAGGTTGTTAAGGCTGAGAGACACGAGTACGGAAGGGCTGAGCTTGAGATACTGGATCATTCTGATCTTTTCAAGGATATACCAAATGAGATACATGTCTGGATGTCTCACGGTGATAGGGTTACAAAGCTCCCTGAAGGTTTTGAGCCTATAGCAAGAACCTATAACGCACCTTTTGCAGCTATAAGAAACAGAGAAAAGAAGATATGGGGTGTACAGTTCCATCCGGAGGTTGCACATACATACCTTGGTAAGGATATACTTAAAAATTTTGCTGTTCAGATCTGTGGTTGCAGTCAGGACTGGACGATGGGAAGCTTCCTTATGGAAAAGGAAGTTGAGATAAGAAAGATGGTTGGAGATAAAAAGGCTATATGTGCCCTTTCGGGAGGAGTGGACTCATCAGTCGCTGCAGTTCTTGTTCACAACGCAATAGGGGATAATCTCACATGTATCTTTGTTGATAACGGACTTTTAAGAAAAGGTGAGAGGGAAAAGGTAGAGAAAACATTCAGGGATCATTTCCATATTCCTCTTATCGTTGTTGATGCGAGGGAGAGATTTTTAGAGGCTTTAAAAGGTGTTACAGATCCTGAACAGAAAAGAAAGATAATAGGAAATCTTTTTATTGAGATATTTGAGGAAGAGGCAAAAAAGATACCTGATGTTGAGTTCCTCGTTCAGGGGACACTTTACCCTGATGTTATTGAGAGTGTTTCTGTAAAAGGTCCATCAGCAGTTATAAAGACACACCATAATGTAGGTGGACTTCCTGAAAAGATGAATCTGAAGCTTATTGAGCCTTTAAGAGAGCTTTTCAAGGATGAGGTTAGAGAGCTTGGTAAAGAGCTCGGTCTTCCAGATGAGATCATTTACAGACAGCCTTTCCCCGGACCTGGTCTTGCTATAAGGATAATAGGTGAGGTAAATAAGGAAGATCTTGAGATACTCAGGGAGGCTGATGCTATAGTTGTTGAGGAGGTTAAAAAGGCTGGTCTTTACAGACAGCTCTGGCAGTCATTTGCCGTTCTTCTCCCTGTTCTTACTGTTGGGGTTATGGGAGATTACAGAACGTATGAAAAGGTTATAGCTGTGAGAGCAGTCGAATCAACAGATGGTATGACAGCAGACTGGGCGAGACTTCCTTACGATCTCCTTGACAGAATTATGAGAAGAATTATAAATGAAGTAAAGGGTGTTAACAGGGTTGTTTATGATATTACATCAAAGCCACCTGGAACTATAGAGTGGGAGTGA